One stretch of Acidobacteriota bacterium DNA includes these proteins:
- a CDS encoding M56 family metallopeptidase: MTFLEWLNTVSQTAWPAVVNHLWQTLLFIGLAWGVVKVLKNGPARLRFFVWSLAAVKLAVPAILGALLLQQVGIQSPELLTPVAQIVKTSTVTVSSTPEVIIDELIVIQGHRSAFQWLNFPLVCTCVWFGGMVFLLGRWLMKRASFLKVLRQAAVCTGERELKSLEAAKARLGFEKDVRLVLSRHIPEPGVWGVLNPVVILPDTLSQHLSDQELEHVLMHELTHITRYDNLIANVNMVLCCVFWFFPVGWWISKAMLHEREQACDERVLEVSTSTNSYAAGILKVFQFGLQWRELAGVSYATGSDLHRRIENIMENPIRPLSSVWSRVALGTLVAGFGLILVGTETWGNSLVIQTQKAPKAGGRMTPPPAPPVPPVPPAPPASTDAPPAPPETPEAPEAPEPPPMPDDETLPALAPTPEAPSTPAPAPVTAPRPGTPPAAQAPTPPPAPAAPPAPAPKAIKTVQPVYPPLAKAAWVQGNVTVETTVSETGDVINARVISGHALLQQATLTAARQWKFEPAVYNGNPVKSTGILTFRFTLPAKEDDQEEGGAVVRRSEGVIRGNAINRAVPEFPEQAKIDGIEGDVTLSIKINEDGQVYSVEVLSGPKVFWDACLKAASQWKFNPIVVEGQPVKVMGQLTFRFKL, translated from the coding sequence ATGACCTTTCTGGAGTGGCTGAATACCGTTTCGCAAACTGCCTGGCCAGCAGTCGTCAATCACCTCTGGCAAACGCTTCTCTTTATTGGGCTGGCCTGGGGCGTGGTGAAAGTACTGAAAAATGGCCCAGCCCGGTTGCGATTTTTCGTCTGGTCGCTGGCAGCGGTCAAACTGGCAGTGCCGGCAATATTGGGAGCCCTGCTGCTGCAACAGGTTGGGATTCAGTCGCCAGAACTGCTCACGCCGGTGGCCCAAATCGTCAAAACCTCAACGGTTACGGTGAGTTCAACCCCTGAAGTCATCATTGACGAATTGATTGTCATTCAAGGACATCGTTCGGCTTTTCAGTGGCTGAATTTCCCACTCGTTTGCACCTGTGTCTGGTTTGGCGGCATGGTCTTTCTACTCGGTCGGTGGTTGATGAAGCGCGCTTCATTTCTGAAGGTGTTGCGGCAGGCAGCGGTCTGCACTGGCGAACGGGAACTCAAATCCCTCGAAGCCGCCAAAGCCCGGCTTGGTTTTGAAAAGGACGTGCGACTGGTGCTCTCCCGCCATATTCCCGAACCTGGCGTCTGGGGCGTACTGAATCCAGTTGTGATTTTGCCGGATACGCTCTCACAACATCTTTCCGATCAAGAACTTGAACACGTGCTCATGCACGAACTGACCCATATCACCCGCTATGACAATCTGATCGCGAATGTGAACATGGTGCTGTGCTGTGTGTTCTGGTTCTTCCCCGTGGGCTGGTGGATTTCAAAAGCCATGCTCCACGAACGCGAACAGGCGTGCGACGAACGTGTCCTCGAAGTCAGTACCAGCACCAACTCGTATGCGGCTGGCATTCTGAAAGTTTTTCAATTTGGCCTTCAATGGCGTGAACTGGCCGGGGTGTCATATGCCACCGGCTCTGACCTGCACAGGAGAATCGAAAATATTATGGAAAATCCGATCCGTCCGTTGAGTTCCGTTTGGTCACGTGTCGCGCTGGGCACGCTGGTCGCTGGTTTTGGGTTGATCCTGGTTGGGACTGAAACCTGGGGCAACTCACTCGTCATTCAAACTCAAAAAGCACCCAAAGCTGGGGGGCGAATGACCCCTCCACCGGCCCCACCCGTGCCACCCGTGCCACCGGCACCACCAGCCTCAACCGATGCACCTCCGGCACCGCCTGAAACCCCAGAAGCTCCCGAAGCTCCTGAACCACCGCCGATGCCGGATGACGAAACGCTGCCAGCCCTGGCACCAACTCCAGAAGCTCCCTCAACCCCGGCCCCAGCTCCAGTAACGGCGCCACGTCCAGGAACGCCGCCTGCTGCCCAGGCCCCGACCCCGCCGCCAGCTCCAGCAGCTCCGCCTGCCCCGGCTCCGAAAGCAATCAAAACTGTCCAGCCAGTGTATCCGCCACTGGCCAAAGCCGCCTGGGTACAGGGGAATGTCACGGTCGAAACCACTGTTTCAGAAACGGGTGATGTCATAAATGCCAGAGTGATCAGTGGTCATGCACTTCTGCAACAGGCAACACTTACCGCCGCTCGTCAATGGAAATTCGAACCGGCGGTCTATAATGGCAACCCGGTCAAAAGCACTGGGATACTCACTTTTCGATTTACATTGCCGGCAAAAGAAGATGATCAGGAAGAGGGGGGTGCCGTAGTTCGCCGCTCCGAAGGTGTCATCCGTGGAAATGCCATCAACCGCGCGGTGCCGGAATTCCCAGAACAAGCCAAAATTGATGGGATTGAAGGCGATGTCACGCTGAGCATTAAAATCAACGAAGACGGTCAGG